The Gammaproteobacteria bacterium CG11_big_fil_rev_8_21_14_0_20_46_22 genome has a window encoding:
- a CDS encoding type II toxin-antitoxin system mRNA interferase toxin, RelE/StbE family translates to MWEVLEQKNLGKTLKKVPREILKRFEVWKRIVELQGPEGLKAIKGFHDEALKGNLKGLRSSRLSIQWRVTYKLEKNVYKVYVVEIHPHDY, encoded by the coding sequence ATGTGGGAAGTCCTAGAACAAAAAAACCTTGGCAAGACACTTAAAAAAGTGCCAAGGGAAATATTGAAACGCTTTGAGGTTTGGAAGCGAATCGTTGAACTCCAAGGGCCTGAAGGTTTAAAAGCCATCAAGGGTTTTCATGATGAAGCCTTAAAGGGAAATTTAAAAGGCCTGAGATCATCGCGCTTAAGCATACAGTGGCGCGTTACTTACAAACTAGAAAAAAATGTTTACAAAGTTTATGTAGTAGAAATTCATCCACACGATTACTAG
- a CDS encoding transcriptional regulator yields the protein MSKAEYKPSKTHVAVTPGESLRIIRELQGLSQSALAEKTGLSQPNISALENGTSQLGRDRSITLAKALGVHPAVLLFPDFDIHQAA from the coding sequence ATGAGCAAAGCCGAATACAAACCCTCAAAAACACACGTTGCCGTCACCCCGGGCGAAAGCTTACGCATCATTCGAGAGCTACAAGGTCTTAGCCAATCAGCACTCGCTGAAAAAACCGGCTTGTCGCAACCGAACATCTCAGCACTAGAAAACGGGACAAGTCAACTTGGCCGCGACCGCTCCATCACGCTGGCCAAAGCACTGGGTGTACACCCCGCTGTCTTATTATTTCCAGACTTTGATATCCATCAGGCAGCCTAA
- a CDS encoding AAA family ATPase, producing MFIRAIFHDIKRRLEADTPLIQMLCGPRQVGKTTLVKQVLEAIEFPALYVSADGPGSQTSTWLEQQWMRARLLCEQQQGPCLLVVDEVQKIPDWSEWIKKYWDEDRYHQLDLRIVLLGSAPLLLQRGLSESLAGRFESLAIGHWQFDEMREAFGFTLEQYIYFGGYPGAAVFIEDESRWRQYVLDALLEPAIAKDILLMERIHKPALLRQLFHLGCDYSGQILSYQKVLGQLDDAGNTTTLSHYLHLLEGAGLLLGLEKFSLQKYKQRSSSPKFQVFNTALITAQSAQAFQDYRQDLSSWGRLLESAVGASLLNRALGAQVRCYYWRDRGFEVDYVLQYGEQLLAIEVKSGRAKKAMQGLSAFTKAFPKAKVLQVGGRDGMPLESFFSTPIQALFNQG from the coding sequence ATGTTTATTAGAGCTATTTTTCATGACATTAAGCGTCGTTTGGAGGCGGATACACCGCTGATTCAGATGCTTTGTGGCCCTAGACAGGTGGGTAAGACCACGCTCGTCAAGCAAGTTTTAGAGGCCATTGAGTTTCCGGCCTTATACGTTTCGGCCGACGGACCCGGCTCACAAACCAGCACTTGGTTGGAGCAGCAATGGATGCGCGCTCGTTTGTTGTGCGAGCAGCAACAGGGGCCTTGTCTTTTGGTGGTTGATGAGGTTCAAAAGATTCCCGATTGGTCTGAGTGGATCAAGAAGTATTGGGATGAAGATCGTTATCATCAGCTTGATTTGCGGATTGTTCTTTTGGGTTCCGCACCATTGCTACTTCAGCGAGGTTTGAGTGAGAGTTTGGCGGGCCGTTTTGAGTCCTTGGCTATTGGTCACTGGCAATTTGACGAAATGCGTGAGGCTTTTGGTTTTACTTTGGAGCAATATATTTATTTTGGCGGGTACCCGGGTGCGGCTGTCTTCATTGAAGATGAATCGCGCTGGAGACAATATGTGTTGGATGCTTTGCTTGAGCCTGCGATTGCAAAAGATATCTTGCTGATGGAGCGCATTCACAAGCCAGCGTTGCTTCGTCAGTTGTTTCATTTGGGTTGTGATTACAGCGGGCAAATTTTGTCGTATCAAAAAGTGTTGGGTCAGCTCGATGATGCGGGCAATACCACAACCTTATCGCACTATTTACACTTGCTTGAAGGAGCAGGGCTGCTATTGGGTTTGGAGAAATTTTCATTACAAAAATACAAGCAAAGATCATCGAGCCCAAAGTTTCAGGTGTTTAATACAGCCTTGATCACAGCGCAATCAGCCCAAGCGTTTCAAGATTACCGGCAAGATCTTTCAAGCTGGGGTCGCTTGCTTGAGTCAGCAGTGGGGGCGAGTTTGCTGAATCGTGCCCTGGGTGCACAAGTGCGGTGTTATTATTGGCGTGATCGTGGTTTTGAAGTTGATTACGTGTTGCAATACGGCGAGCAATTGCTAGCGATTGAAGTGAAAAGTGGGCGCGCGAAGAAAGCGATGCAAGGCTTATCTGCTTTTACCAAAGCGTTTCCGAAAGCAAAAGTATTACAAGTCGGTGGCCGCGACGGTATGCCTTTGGAAAGTTTTTTTTCAACGCCGATCCAGGCATTATTTAATCAGGGTTAA
- a CDS encoding inorganic diphosphatase, whose translation MRLDLVGPGKKAPEAVNVIIEIPAQSQPVKYELDKETGAMFVDRFLSTPMFYPCNYGYVPHTLSEDGDPVDVLVMTPLPVMTGAVIECRPIAVLNMSDENGPDAKLLAVPVNGLTPNYRDIQGIDDVCPNLLNAIKHFFEHYKDLEEGKWVKVDGWAGKDAAHEEIVGSIKRYEEAK comes from the coding sequence ATGCGTTTAGATTTAGTGGGTCCAGGCAAAAAAGCACCTGAAGCGGTGAACGTGATCATCGAGATTCCGGCACAAAGCCAACCGGTGAAATACGAGTTGGATAAAGAAACCGGCGCGATGTTTGTTGATCGTTTTTTATCAACACCGATGTTTTACCCTTGTAACTATGGTTATGTGCCGCATACCTTGTCGGAAGATGGCGATCCGGTGGATGTGTTGGTCATGACGCCTTTGCCAGTCATGACAGGTGCGGTGATCGAATGCCGCCCCATTGCCGTGTTGAATATGAGCGATGAAAACGGTCCGGATGCGAAATTGTTGGCGGTGCCGGTCAATGGTTTGACGCCAAACTACCGTGATATCCAAGGCATCGATGATGTGTGCCCTAATTTGCTTAACGCAATTAAGCATTTCTTTGAACATTACAAAGACCTTGAGGAAGGCAAGTGGGTGAAAGTTGACGGTTGGGCCGGTAAAGATGCGGCGCACGAAGAAATCGTTGGCAGCATTAAGCGTTACGAAGAAGCGAAGTAG
- a CDS encoding multidrug transporter AcrB, whose protein sequence is MKLIKLCIERPVLSIVLSLVLVLIGVMAYHYLDTRFFPDFQAKKIYVQTQYPGASAKLVEVNLTTPLESAISGVPDIDQVKSSSTRGESDITITLQDDADLQETANKVRSAIFSQMNNLPSTIETPDIQAGWTGFELADIGFIDTHKKLADVRDYLNRSIINQVREVPGVAEISLSGSAPYAMRVWLKPKKMAALNININDVQTAIQNSNVELPAGEIRGSALNYPVTVDTKLKNAEDFGNIVIKNDNGQIVHLKDIAKVELGIDDEQEESVTINGEPAISMSVTPSAEASPIDVSNGLQKKLAEIQKTLPPGMKMVEFFNSAHFLKASVHEVYFSLFFATLCVILSIFLFLGSWRASIIPMVTIPVCIMASFGVMRLCGFSINVITLLALVLAIGLVVDDAIVMLENIHRHMQNGLAPMSAAMVGSKQITYAVIGMTISLAAVYAPIGLLSGLTATIFREFAFTLAGAVIISGFIALTLTPMMCARLMQANTLDTGFAQKLEHIFESLQRFHKQALTAFFKLRYLILIIVIAVVTGGFALFKSLPSQFMPAEDLGILLAVLNSPSGANLKTIKAQAEKASAIAKTMSVIQYRTAWLQDTPGAFNHLFLTLKPYDQRSISAQEVAAKMNKAMSQVPNLNAFIFAPSPFSGSGHSDLQFMVSSSGSYQDLYHIAKTIKQSLAKYPGLNNVQSDMNFNSQQYNVSVNRELAAALNVNIADIDQALAVLLGGNNTTYFYLHGYRYHVRLQAPKDYINSPGNLASLYISGANGQRVPLKSLLTITPMIAQASLPHFNYLRSTEITAELNPGYSIGQAMTYLNNTLPKLLPSNASFSYQGAAQRLQKSQASTAMIFVLGLAFIYLVLCALFESFIYPLVVLLVVPMALFGAIAGLKLFNGSINVYTQIGLVTLIGLIAKHGILITQFANELRNEGMALKEAVFKAATLRLRPILMTTASMIFGALPLVFATGASSNSRIQIGIVIICGLLIGTIFSLFIVPMAYFYLAKIARKPKKARVTHT, encoded by the coding sequence ATGAAGCTCATCAAACTCTGCATTGAACGTCCTGTTTTATCCATTGTGTTAAGCCTGGTGTTGGTTCTCATTGGCGTGATGGCTTATCACTACTTAGACACGCGCTTTTTCCCTGACTTCCAAGCGAAGAAAATTTACGTGCAAACACAATACCCGGGCGCCAGCGCCAAACTGGTGGAAGTAAACCTCACCACACCACTGGAATCCGCCATCAGCGGTGTGCCTGACATTGACCAAGTCAAATCAAGCAGCACACGCGGCGAAAGCGATATCACCATCACATTGCAAGATGATGCCGATCTTCAAGAAACGGCTAACAAAGTCCGCTCAGCCATTTTTAGCCAGATGAATAATTTACCCAGCACCATCGAAACACCGGACATCCAGGCCGGCTGGACAGGCTTTGAGCTTGCCGACATCGGCTTTATCGACACGCACAAAAAACTCGCCGATGTTCGTGATTACCTTAACCGCTCGATCATTAATCAAGTGCGTGAAGTGCCGGGGGTTGCAGAAATCAGCCTGAGTGGTAGCGCACCGTATGCCATGCGCGTTTGGTTAAAACCCAAAAAAATGGCCGCCCTGAACATTAATATTAACGATGTGCAAACCGCGATCCAAAACAGCAACGTTGAACTACCGGCCGGCGAGATTCGTGGCAGCGCACTGAACTACCCCGTAACCGTGGATACGAAATTAAAAAACGCCGAAGACTTTGGCAATATCGTCATTAAAAATGATAACGGCCAAATCGTGCACCTAAAAGATATTGCCAAGGTTGAGCTCGGCATTGACGACGAGCAAGAAGAGAGCGTCACAATCAACGGTGAGCCGGCCATCTCCATGTCGGTCACACCGAGTGCAGAAGCCAGTCCCATTGATGTCAGCAATGGCCTTCAAAAGAAGCTCGCTGAAATCCAAAAAACATTACCGCCCGGCATGAAAATGGTGGAATTTTTTAATAGCGCACACTTCTTAAAAGCATCTGTCCACGAAGTGTACTTCTCACTTTTCTTTGCCACGCTGTGCGTCATTCTTTCGATTTTCTTATTTTTAGGCTCATGGCGCGCGAGCATCATCCCCATGGTCACCATCCCTGTGTGCATCATGGCAAGCTTTGGCGTTATGCGCTTATGCGGTTTCTCTATTAACGTGATCACTTTGCTCGCCTTGGTACTCGCCATTGGCCTTGTCGTGGACGATGCCATTGTTATGCTAGAAAATATTCACCGCCACATGCAAAACGGCTTAGCGCCCATGTCAGCCGCGATGGTCGGCAGCAAACAAATCACTTACGCGGTGATCGGGATGACGATTTCTTTGGCGGCCGTGTATGCACCCATTGGCCTACTCTCAGGCTTAACTGCGACTATCTTTCGTGAGTTTGCGTTCACGCTGGCCGGCGCTGTAATTATTTCAGGGTTTATTGCGCTGACCCTCACGCCGATGATGTGCGCACGCCTTATGCAAGCTAATACCTTAGACACGGGCTTTGCGCAAAAGCTTGAACACATTTTTGAAAGCCTACAACGTTTTCACAAACAAGCCCTCACGGCATTTTTTAAACTGCGCTACCTAATATTGATTATCGTCATTGCCGTGGTCACTGGTGGCTTCGCTCTATTCAAAAGCTTGCCGAGTCAATTTATGCCTGCTGAAGACCTTGGCATACTGCTTGCTGTACTAAATTCACCCAGTGGCGCGAACTTAAAGACCATTAAAGCGCAAGCAGAAAAAGCCTCTGCGATCGCAAAAACCATGTCCGTTATACAGTACCGAACCGCCTGGCTTCAAGACACGCCAGGCGCATTTAATCACTTATTTTTAACGTTAAAACCGTACGATCAACGCAGCATCAGTGCACAAGAAGTGGCCGCCAAAATGAACAAAGCCATGTCGCAGGTGCCCAACTTGAACGCATTCATCTTTGCACCGTCTCCGTTTAGCGGCAGTGGCCACAGTGATCTTCAATTTATGGTATCAAGCTCGGGCAGCTATCAAGACTTGTATCACATTGCCAAAACCATTAAACAATCACTGGCCAAATACCCTGGCTTGAACAACGTGCAATCGGATATGAACTTTAACAGTCAGCAATACAATGTGAGCGTGAACCGTGAGCTGGCTGCTGCACTCAACGTGAATATCGCCGACATCGACCAAGCACTGGCCGTACTACTCGGTGGCAACAACACGACTTACTTTTACCTGCATGGCTATCGCTACCACGTGCGCTTACAAGCCCCGAAAGATTACATCAACTCACCCGGCAATCTGGCTTCGCTTTACATCAGCGGTGCAAACGGTCAGCGTGTACCACTCAAAAGTTTGCTGACCATCACACCGATGATAGCGCAAGCGAGCCTGCCACATTTCAACTACTTGCGCTCTACCGAAATCACCGCGGAACTGAACCCCGGTTATTCCATCGGCCAAGCGATGACATACTTAAACAATACGCTACCGAAGTTGCTACCCAGCAACGCAAGCTTTTCGTACCAAGGTGCGGCGCAGCGCCTGCAAAAATCGCAAGCCTCTACCGCCATGATTTTCGTGCTGGGCTTGGCGTTTATTTACCTCGTGCTTTGCGCCTTGTTTGAAAGTTTCATTTACCCGCTGGTCGTGTTACTCGTTGTGCCCATGGCTTTGTTTGGCGCCATTGCAGGATTGAAGCTCTTTAACGGTTCAATCAATGTGTACACGCAAATCGGTTTGGTCACGCTCATTGGCTTGATCGCCAAACACGGGATTTTGATCACTCAGTTTGCCAACGAGCTTCGCAATGAAGGCATGGCCTTAAAAGAGGCGGTCTTTAAAGCAGCCACTTTGCGACTTCGCCCGATTTTGATGACCACCGCGTCGATGATCTTCGGCGCACTGCCACTCGTTTTCGCCACGGGCGCGAGCAGCAATAGCCGCATTCAAATCGGTATTGTGATTATCTGCGGCTTACTTATCGGTACGATTTTCTCGCTGTTTATCGTACCGATGGCGTATTTTTACTTAGCGAAAATCGCTCGCAAGCCCAAAAAAGCGCGTGTGACACATACCTAA
- a CDS encoding magnesium transporter MgtC yields MPYELMLCLQVLLAFFLGFLIGLEREYHHSPAGLRTYAAVCLGACVFGLISTHAQGDAFYKSVADPTRIAAQIVSGIGFLGAGVIFKDNSRTRGLTTAATIWATAAVGLGVAFKMYAVSALTTFLIIFLLMLAHFRWFRRLKSALYKDNNTETDTETDTETETR; encoded by the coding sequence ATGCCTTATGAATTGATGCTCTGCCTACAAGTCTTATTGGCGTTTTTCTTAGGCTTTTTAATCGGCCTTGAGCGCGAGTACCACCACAGCCCCGCGGGCCTTCGCACTTACGCGGCTGTCTGTTTGGGCGCCTGCGTATTTGGGCTAATTTCCACCCATGCCCAGGGTGATGCCTTTTACAAGAGTGTCGCAGACCCCACGCGTATTGCTGCACAAATTGTCTCAGGCATTGGTTTTTTAGGCGCCGGCGTGATTTTCAAAGACAACTCTCGCACCAGAGGGCTCACCACCGCGGCCACCATCTGGGCCACTGCGGCTGTTGGCTTGGGCGTGGCGTTTAAGATGTATGCCGTGTCTGCGCTTACCACTTTTCTTATTATTTTTTTACTCATGCTCGCACATTTTCGCTGGTTCCGACGTCTAAAAAGCGCACTCTACAAAGACAATAATACAGAGACAGATACAGAGACAGATACAGAGACAGAAACACGATGA
- a CDS encoding sulfurtransferase: MTQTILNISAYQFVPIEDPAVYQAKYRARCQALGIKGTILLAKEGVNLALAGSEASLRQFMRQMKDDEAFADIDFKESWSETIPFRKVRVRVKDEIVMMRVPGVNPAERTARHLKAKELKQWLDEGRDVVMFDTRNEYELKVGTFKNAYNPHIDNFRELPEKLKMLPDELKKKKVVMFCTGGIRCEKATVAAIEAGFEDVYQIDGGIIKYFEECGGEHWDGECFVFDDRIAVKKDLTPSDKHYCLQCLETLTDDDLKSEKFVYNKSCPHCA; this comes from the coding sequence ATGACGCAAACGATTTTAAATATTTCGGCCTATCAATTTGTGCCGATTGAAGACCCTGCCGTGTATCAAGCCAAGTACCGTGCGCGTTGCCAAGCGCTCGGCATCAAAGGCACCATTTTATTGGCCAAAGAGGGTGTGAACCTTGCACTTGCAGGTTCCGAAGCGAGCCTTCGCCAGTTTATGCGCCAGATGAAAGACGATGAAGCTTTCGCTGATATTGACTTCAAAGAAAGCTGGTCAGAGACAATTCCTTTTCGCAAAGTGCGCGTGCGTGTGAAAGATGAAATCGTCATGATGCGCGTGCCGGGTGTGAACCCTGCAGAGCGAACAGCGCGCCACCTAAAAGCTAAAGAGCTTAAGCAATGGTTGGACGAAGGCCGTGATGTGGTGATGTTTGATACGCGCAATGAATACGAGCTCAAGGTTGGCACGTTTAAAAACGCGTATAACCCACACATCGATAATTTTCGCGAGTTACCTGAAAAGCTGAAAATGCTGCCTGATGAATTGAAGAAGAAAAAGGTTGTGATGTTTTGCACCGGCGGTATTCGTTGTGAAAAAGCCACGGTAGCTGCGATAGAGGCCGGCTTTGAGGATGTGTATCAAATTGACGGTGGCATTATTAAATATTTTGAAGAATGTGGCGGCGAACACTGGGATGGGGAGTGCTTTGTGTTTGATGATCGTATCGCGGTGAAAAAAGATTTAACGCCGAGTGATAAGCACTATTGCTTGCAGTGTTTGGAAACCTTGACTGACGACGATTTGAAAAGCGAGAAGTTTGTTTACAACAAAAGCTGCCCGCATTGTGCTTAA